A stretch of Stenotrophomonas indicatrix DNA encodes these proteins:
- a CDS encoding ChaN family lipoprotein, giving the protein MWRSSRRWLGLGLIALAAAAGAQPMPGKVIDLASGKELDQAAFVQRVAAAERVLLGERHDIDADHDAERWLLQALQQQRPQGALVLEMIESERQPRLQRVQRWLDKGNRAESQRLAELLDWDPRWPWTRYGGLVQIATDSGIRLQGSNLSRAEVNTLLASSPEVVFPADGARQRLSAVVLAQHADAAPMLDGMLAVQHARDTRMARVLMQSPAPALLVAGRWHVLRGTGVPGYLPTSAPALVIALASVDEDVARDDADLLWVVGDE; this is encoded by the coding sequence ATGTGGCGTTCTAGCCGGCGCTGGCTGGGGCTGGGTCTGATCGCGCTGGCGGCGGCAGCCGGCGCGCAGCCGATGCCCGGCAAGGTGATCGACCTGGCCAGTGGCAAGGAGCTCGACCAGGCTGCCTTCGTGCAGCGGGTTGCTGCCGCCGAGCGCGTGCTGCTCGGCGAGCGTCACGATATCGATGCCGACCATGACGCCGAACGTTGGCTGCTGCAGGCATTGCAGCAGCAGCGCCCGCAGGGCGCGCTGGTGCTGGAGATGATCGAAAGCGAACGCCAGCCGCGACTGCAGCGTGTGCAGCGCTGGCTGGACAAGGGCAACCGGGCAGAATCGCAACGGCTGGCCGAACTGCTGGACTGGGATCCCCGCTGGCCTTGGACACGCTATGGCGGACTGGTACAGATCGCCACCGATAGCGGCATCCGCCTGCAGGGCAGCAACCTGTCGCGCGCTGAAGTCAATACGCTGCTGGCGTCATCGCCCGAGGTGGTGTTCCCGGCCGACGGCGCGCGGCAACGGTTGTCAGCAGTGGTGCTGGCCCAGCACGCCGACGCTGCGCCCATGCTCGACGGCATGCTCGCCGTTCAGCACGCGCGCGACACGCGGATGGCACGGGTGCTGATGCAGTCGCCGGCACCCGCCCTGCTCGTCGCCGGCCGCTGGCATGTGCTGCGTGGCACGGGCGTACCCGGTTATCTGCCAACCTCTGCGCCAGCGCTGGTGATCGCGCTGGCCTCAGTCGACGAAGATGTGGCGAGAGATGACGCTGATCTGTTGTGGGTGGTCGGCGATGAGTGA
- a CDS encoding FecR family protein, translating into MSQDPIAREAARWWLHAHDEQRDEAAFTQWYEADPRHAAQYQHLLRLWQAGAALPSLQRQQQRRQRRRLREAGIAVLLLCALGLYTRHNALPPVQTLRTASGEIEEVRLQDGSRLQLSPDSELGVRIDANRRALQLRHGQAWFQVAPDRDRPFQVHTPHGTVTAVGTAFDIAVNGDASVVTVTEHQVRVDSGSGSSEAAAGQQLRFDGTAPSAALAAAPAQLAWRERRLAWVSAPLADVVQDLDRWYGGRTWIAGDALRRQPVTVLADADTAAHSRDQLAAELHVRVVRIGPNLQVWLPAKASSDAR; encoded by the coding sequence ATGAGCCAGGATCCGATTGCCCGCGAGGCAGCGCGCTGGTGGCTGCATGCGCACGACGAACAGCGCGACGAAGCTGCCTTCACCCAGTGGTACGAGGCCGATCCACGCCACGCGGCGCAGTACCAGCACCTGTTGCGGCTGTGGCAGGCCGGTGCAGCACTGCCAAGCCTGCAACGGCAACAGCAGCGTCGCCAGCGCCGGCGCCTGCGCGAAGCCGGCATCGCCGTGCTGCTGCTGTGTGCGCTCGGCCTCTACACCCGGCACAACGCCCTCCCGCCGGTACAGACACTGCGCACGGCATCAGGCGAAATCGAAGAGGTGCGCCTGCAGGACGGTTCTCGCCTGCAGCTCTCGCCGGACAGCGAACTGGGCGTGCGCATCGATGCCAACCGGCGTGCGTTGCAGCTGCGGCACGGCCAGGCCTGGTTCCAGGTCGCGCCTGATCGCGACCGTCCGTTCCAGGTGCATACGCCGCACGGTACGGTCACGGCGGTGGGTACTGCCTTCGATATCGCGGTCAACGGCGATGCCAGCGTAGTGACCGTCACCGAACACCAGGTGCGCGTGGACAGTGGCTCGGGCAGCAGCGAAGCGGCCGCCGGCCAGCAGCTGCGCTTCGATGGCACGGCGCCCTCGGCCGCGCTTGCAGCAGCCCCGGCGCAGCTGGCATGGCGCGAACGCCGGCTGGCCTGGGTCTCCGCGCCGCTGGCTGACGTTGTCCAGGATCTGGATCGCTGGTACGGCGGCCGCACCTGGATCGCCGGCGACGCACTGCGGCGGCAGCCGGTCACGGTGCTGGCCGACGCGGATACGGCCGCGCACAGCCGCGACCAGCTGGCCGCCGAACTGCACGTGCGCGTTGTCCGTATCGGGCCCAACCTGCAGGTGTGGCTGCCGGCGAAGGCATCGTCCGATGCACGCTGA
- a CDS encoding cation diffusion facilitator family transporter: MDTAREQRILKFSIGVTVAVSAVGFIGGLLVGSQAILFDGIYSLVDVALTLVSLSVLRLVAREHSPRFQYGYWHLEPMVEALGGVILSLACVYALANAVIGLTTGGHEVKFGPALWWAALLSASNLGMAAFVAQRARRLQSALLWLDVRGWLLGGLMSLAVVLAFVLALVLHGGKWHHWVPYLDSIVLALISLAVLPVPARSAWRAMREVLQVAPDDLDERVQQVMQAFVAEHGYAGFTSHVAKMGRMRFIEIHILTSPSTPLGTVGEVDAMRDEIAVRLDARSSTFWLTIDFTADPAWT; encoded by the coding sequence ATGGATACCGCGCGCGAGCAACGCATCCTGAAGTTCTCGATCGGGGTCACCGTGGCGGTCAGCGCGGTCGGCTTCATCGGTGGCCTGCTGGTGGGATCGCAGGCCATCCTGTTCGACGGCATCTACAGCCTGGTCGACGTAGCCCTGACCCTGGTGTCGTTGTCGGTGCTGCGGCTGGTGGCGCGGGAGCACAGCCCGCGCTTCCAGTACGGCTATTGGCACCTGGAGCCGATGGTCGAGGCGCTGGGCGGGGTGATCCTCTCGCTGGCCTGCGTGTATGCGCTGGCCAACGCGGTGATCGGCTTGACCACCGGCGGGCACGAAGTGAAGTTCGGACCGGCGCTGTGGTGGGCGGCGCTGCTGAGTGCCAGCAACCTGGGCATGGCCGCGTTCGTGGCCCAGCGTGCCCGCAGGCTGCAGTCGGCATTGCTGTGGCTGGATGTGCGCGGCTGGTTGCTGGGGGGCTTGATGAGCCTGGCGGTGGTGCTGGCCTTCGTATTGGCGCTGGTGCTGCATGGCGGTAAGTGGCACCACTGGGTGCCCTATCTGGACTCGATCGTACTGGCGTTGATCAGCCTGGCGGTGTTGCCGGTGCCGGCGCGCAGTGCGTGGAGGGCCATGCGCGAAGTGCTGCAGGTGGCGCCCGATGACCTGGACGAGCGCGTGCAGCAGGTGATGCAGGCATTCGTGGCCGAGCATGGCTATGCCGGCTTCACCAGCCATGTGGCGAAGATGGGGCGGATGCGCTTCATCGAGATCCACATCCTGACGTCGCCGTCGACTCCGCTGGGCACGGTGGGTGAGGTGGATGCGATGCGCGATGAGATTGCAGTGCGGTTGGACGCGCGAAGCAGCACGTTCTGGCTGACGATCGATTTCACCGCGGATCCGGCGTGGACCTGA
- a CDS encoding RNA polymerase sigma factor — MPTPVESTDVAQLCAAHYRPLHAHVRRKLPQRSDAYDVVQETWLRVVKVAASGLLGNGRAYLYRVAHNLIADHYRLIQRRREEALDDAQLQAIADPAPLPEQRLLDAEQLRHLDAIIAALPPRSREVFLLARVEQLGLADIGRQLGISRQTAHGHLLRALVALQQVPTA; from the coding sequence GTGCCCACGCCTGTCGAATCGACGGATGTCGCGCAGCTGTGCGCCGCCCATTACCGGCCGCTGCACGCCCACGTCCGTCGCAAACTCCCACAACGCAGTGACGCCTATGATGTCGTCCAGGAAACCTGGCTGCGTGTCGTCAAAGTCGCCGCCAGCGGCCTGCTCGGCAATGGCCGCGCCTACCTGTATCGCGTCGCCCACAACCTGATCGCCGACCACTATCGCCTGATCCAGCGGCGTCGCGAAGAGGCCTTGGACGACGCGCAGCTGCAGGCCATCGCCGATCCCGCCCCGTTGCCCGAGCAACGCCTGCTCGATGCCGAACAACTGCGTCACCTAGACGCGATCATCGCCGCCCTGCCGCCGCGCTCGCGCGAGGTGTTCCTGCTGGCGCGCGTCGAACAGCTCGGCCTTGCCGACATCGGCCGCCAGCTTGGCATCAGCCGGCAGACCGCGCATGGCCATCTGCTGCGCGCGCTGGTGGCCCTGCAGCAGGTGCCGACCGCATGA
- a CDS encoding glutamine amidotransferase, which yields MKRAVALQHVAFEDLGTLRPLLLAQGWQVHALQAGVDALDAAEDADLLVVLGGPISVNDGAAYPFLADSIALLQRRLQQQRPTLGICLGAQLMARALHAVVAPTGGKEIGFAPLLLTDEGQRSPLQALQGIPVLHWHGEAFELPEGARRLASTPACRHQAFAIGHHALALQCHPELDARQFERWLIGHALELAAAGIDPIDLRAQARRYGGPLAAAATAMFQQWLHDLPETRPCTTA from the coding sequence ATGAAGCGCGCCGTTGCCCTGCAGCACGTGGCCTTTGAAGATCTTGGCACCCTGCGTCCGCTGCTGCTCGCGCAGGGATGGCAGGTACATGCACTGCAAGCCGGCGTGGATGCACTCGATGCAGCCGAAGATGCCGATCTGCTGGTGGTGCTGGGTGGCCCGATCAGCGTCAACGATGGAGCGGCCTACCCGTTCCTCGCCGACAGCATCGCGTTGCTGCAGCGTCGCCTGCAGCAACAGCGGCCGACGCTGGGCATCTGCCTGGGCGCCCAGTTGATGGCGCGCGCACTGCATGCGGTCGTTGCCCCCACCGGCGGCAAGGAAATTGGTTTCGCACCGCTGCTGCTCACCGATGAAGGCCAGCGCTCACCTTTGCAGGCATTGCAGGGCATCCCGGTGCTGCACTGGCATGGTGAAGCCTTCGAACTGCCGGAGGGCGCACGCCGCCTCGCCAGTACGCCCGCCTGTCGCCACCAGGCCTTCGCCATCGGCCACCATGCACTCGCCCTGCAATGCCATCCCGAACTGGATGCGCGCCAGTTCGAGCGCTGGCTGATCGGCCATGCGCTGGAACTGGCCGCGGCCGGCATCGATCCCATCGACCTGCGCGCGCAGGCCCGCCGCTACGGCGGGCCTCTCGCCGCCGCGGCGACCGCGATGTTCCAACAGTGGCTGCACGACCTGCCGGAGACCCGCCCATGCACTACCGCCTGA
- a CDS encoding YggS family pyridoxal phosphate-dependent enzyme — protein sequence MSLAAADWPVAQSVEQIAANLATVHQRIASACARAGRDPASVRLLPVSKTVDEARIRMAVAAGCHQLGENKVQEAQRKAEAMADLGVHWSVIGHLQTNKARYVARFASEFQALDSLRVAEALQQRLLLEDRTLDVFVQVNTSAEPSKYGLEPAAVADFVQQLPAFDRLRVRGLMTLAIFTPEVERVRACFVRLRELRDQLQQAAPAGLDLSQLSMGMSGDFEVAIEEGATVVRVGQAIFGARSTPDSFYWPTPGAPA from the coding sequence ATGTCCCTCGCCGCCGCCGACTGGCCCGTCGCCCAGTCCGTCGAACAGATCGCCGCCAATCTCGCCACCGTGCACCAGCGCATCGCCAGCGCCTGTGCCCGCGCCGGTCGTGATCCGGCCAGCGTGCGCCTGCTACCGGTCAGCAAGACCGTCGATGAAGCACGCATCCGCATGGCCGTAGCCGCCGGTTGCCACCAGCTGGGGGAAAACAAGGTGCAGGAGGCGCAGCGCAAGGCCGAGGCCATGGCTGACCTTGGCGTGCACTGGTCGGTCATTGGCCACCTGCAGACCAACAAGGCCCGGTACGTCGCACGCTTCGCCAGCGAGTTCCAGGCGCTGGACAGCCTGCGCGTGGCCGAGGCGCTGCAGCAGCGGCTGCTGCTGGAGGACCGCACGCTGGATGTGTTCGTACAGGTCAACACCTCGGCCGAGCCCAGCAAATACGGCCTGGAACCAGCAGCGGTGGCCGACTTCGTGCAGCAGCTGCCCGCCTTCGACCGCCTGCGCGTGCGTGGCCTGATGACCCTCGCCATCTTCACCCCCGAGGTGGAACGCGTACGCGCCTGCTTCGTGCGCCTGCGCGAGCTGCGCGACCAGCTTCAGCAGGCGGCGCCGGCAGGCCTGGACCTGTCGCAGCTGTCGATGGGCATGTCCGGTGATTTTGAAGTCGCCATCGAGGAAGGTGCCACCGTCGTCCGCGTTGGCCAGGCGATCTTCGGTGCACGCTCCACGCCCGACAGCTTCTACTGGCCCACCCCGGGAGCACCGGCATGA
- a CDS encoding RidA family protein, whose amino-acid sequence MNLLTTPDFSHGLLDLFDPPGLHDPSANGYSHVAVVRLPARVIHIAGQGGEDDQGSLSPSFEEQVSQALDNLQTALRSAHADLADVARLRILVVDHDEDRLGIIARQVRRRWANRPAPTCTLIPVPRLALDGMLFEIEAEAYSA is encoded by the coding sequence ATGAACCTGCTGACCACCCCGGACTTCAGCCATGGCCTGCTGGATCTGTTCGATCCGCCCGGCCTGCACGATCCCAGTGCCAACGGATATTCGCATGTGGCGGTGGTACGACTGCCAGCGCGTGTGATCCATATCGCCGGACAGGGAGGCGAGGACGACCAGGGAAGCCTGTCGCCGAGCTTCGAGGAGCAGGTGTCGCAGGCACTGGACAATCTGCAGACCGCGCTGCGGTCGGCGCATGCGGATCTGGCCGATGTTGCACGGCTGCGGATCCTGGTGGTCGACCACGACGAGGATCGCCTGGGCATCATCGCCCGCCAGGTGCGGAGACGTTGGGCCAATCGCCCAGCGCCGACCTGCACGTTGATTCCGGTGCCGCGGCTGGCGTTGGACGGAATGCTGTTCGAGATCGAGGCAGAGGCCTACAGCGCTTAG
- the ptsJ gene encoding transcriptional regulator PtsJ: MKITGSSAEAIFDSIREGIGSGHLAAGSVLPPVRDLADRLGVNRNTVAAAYKRLDAAGLASTAGRRGTVVRGLPATMAREGSAPGLALHDLAGGNPDPRCLPSLRVAATSSRLYGVETVDPRMQRLARASLDADCPPGYALELSHGAVDGIERLLSAWLLPGDRIAVEDPCFLGSLNVLGAAGHVPLPVAVDTHGMQVESLRQALDAGARAVLLTPRAHNPTGASLDAKRARALRQLLAGYPQVAVLIDDHYALLSQQSYHSVLPMDGRRWALLRSLSKALGPDLRVAWLACDGQTAVRLRLRLAAGTGWVSHLLQDAASSVLESAQQRAKVAAAGERYQQRLQGLQALLQARGLPTPMPMEGLNLWLPLAADSTPQVLALAARGWHVRGGEVFAVSAPAHGLRITCAALGPPQQRRLADDLAAVMR; the protein is encoded by the coding sequence ATGAAAATCACCGGGAGCAGCGCCGAAGCGATCTTCGACAGCATCCGCGAGGGCATCGGTAGCGGCCATCTGGCGGCCGGCAGCGTGCTGCCGCCGGTGCGGGATCTGGCCGATCGACTGGGGGTCAACCGCAATACCGTAGCCGCTGCCTACAAGCGGCTGGACGCGGCGGGCCTGGCCAGTACGGCGGGACGTCGCGGCACCGTGGTGCGCGGCCTGCCGGCGACGATGGCACGCGAGGGCAGTGCACCGGGATTGGCCCTGCACGATCTGGCCGGCGGCAATCCGGATCCGCGCTGCCTGCCCAGCCTGCGGGTGGCTGCGACGTCCTCGCGCCTGTATGGGGTGGAGACGGTTGATCCACGCATGCAACGCCTGGCACGAGCCTCGCTGGATGCCGATTGCCCGCCGGGCTATGCGCTGGAACTGAGCCACGGCGCGGTCGATGGCATCGAGCGCCTGCTGTCGGCGTGGCTGCTGCCGGGGGACCGCATCGCGGTGGAGGATCCCTGTTTCCTGGGCAGCCTCAATGTCCTCGGTGCGGCTGGACACGTGCCGTTGCCGGTGGCGGTGGATACGCACGGCATGCAGGTGGAATCACTGCGGCAGGCGTTGGATGCGGGTGCACGCGCGGTGCTGCTGACTCCACGCGCGCACAATCCCACCGGTGCCAGCCTGGATGCGAAGCGTGCGCGTGCGCTACGCCAGTTGCTGGCCGGCTATCCGCAGGTGGCGGTGCTGATCGACGATCACTACGCGCTGCTCTCGCAGCAGAGCTATCACTCGGTGCTGCCGATGGACGGTCGGCGTTGGGCGCTGCTGCGTTCGTTGTCCAAGGCATTGGGCCCGGACCTGCGCGTGGCCTGGTTGGCCTGCGATGGGCAGACCGCGGTGCGACTGCGCCTGCGCCTGGCGGCGGGCACCGGCTGGGTCAGCCATCTGCTGCAGGATGCAGCCAGTTCGGTATTGGAGTCGGCGCAGCAACGGGCGAAGGTGGCTGCCGCCGGTGAGCGCTACCAGCAGCGGCTGCAGGGTCTGCAGGCCCTGCTGCAGGCGCGCGGGCTGCCGACACCGATGCCGATGGAAGGCTTGAATCTGTGGCTGCCACTGGCGGCCGACAGCACGCCGCAGGTGCTGGCGCTGGCGGCGCGTGGCTGGCATGTGCGTGGGGGGGAAGTCTTTGCGGTGTCTGCACCGGCGCATGGGTTGCGCATCACCTGTGCGGCACTCGGCCCGCCGCAGCAACGTCGGTTGGCCGATGACCTGGCGGCGGTGATGCGCTGA
- a CDS encoding TonB-dependent receptor encodes MLSHRPLVLALSLACAGIAPVLAATAQAQASATRRYDIPAQPLVTALDAYSRLSGVDLVIGRAMPANQSAPALQGDFDDTQALARLLAGSGLRARFIDARRATLEPAPASTGDGSRHTGPLRVQGRTAHATTPGTGASQYIPATQDGFAPKIGSERVAMAERQDGNSLLRSMPGTHSFHSRSQPGLQVNIRGMAGAGRVNTMIDGVTQTFRNNAGHGSGGPFAYVDPFLLAGVDVQRGAVSGGEGAGTLAGSTNFRTLDIEDLVSDGRDWGLRAGYRHGNNGYGSGRTFAGAWRHSEDGGDRQFGLLAAASSSRSSEYATSHGQKNDADPGSQQPSSWLLKARLQPSDQHRLDLSHMRYENDFYHNYPWQISARNQRASYHYTPYSPWIDLRASFGANKTRLFYPPVEDSSYIGRRTHSSLSSWNVDNTSRFDLGAVQARWNTGIKHQSDIFVADTPTLRGANPQGRSQLDSVFTTLELQYDTYALSAGLRQDRYNIRGHVPTCSDVPGQCLEIGGGGIDVDRTQHVLSPSLSLSVQATDWLQLFAEVSRTSRPPRVQEMFFEKIPLEGMSDADGVGANPFLRRERSRNLQFGANLSASSLLVDGDLVQLRLTRFDNRIRDYIKPQYLLIVHPPEVEPLVVPIDSDPQLNAWTDSLEVDDFSTTTRWMNHPGVVRMRGLELEAHYASEHYHATLSWTRSRTSAPAIEFVNLEDITALPDRYWTLDVGGRWWQQRLQAGVRAEYSGPTEEGYDFFQTRKTGGTGVLLDFYASFKPQANTTLWLNIENLQNKAYDNNASIDSIFSPILDRGNGRGRTVSVGVNVAF; translated from the coding sequence ATGCTGTCCCACCGCCCCCTTGTTCTTGCACTGTCTCTTGCCTGCGCCGGTATCGCCCCCGTGCTTGCTGCCACCGCGCAGGCGCAGGCCAGCGCAACCCGCCGTTACGATATTCCCGCACAGCCGCTGGTCACCGCGCTGGACGCCTACAGCCGCCTCAGCGGCGTCGATCTGGTGATCGGCCGTGCCATGCCAGCCAACCAGAGCGCACCCGCCCTGCAGGGTGACTTCGACGACACCCAGGCATTGGCACGGCTGTTGGCCGGCAGTGGCCTGCGCGCGCGCTTCATCGATGCACGCCGTGCCACCCTCGAACCGGCGCCGGCCAGCACCGGCGACGGTAGCCGCCACACCGGCCCGCTGCGCGTGCAGGGGCGCACTGCCCATGCCACGACACCGGGCACGGGTGCCAGCCAGTACATTCCGGCCACGCAGGATGGCTTCGCGCCGAAGATCGGCAGCGAGCGGGTCGCCATGGCCGAGCGCCAGGACGGCAACAGCCTGCTGCGCTCGATGCCCGGCACGCACAGCTTCCACTCGCGCAGCCAGCCCGGCCTGCAGGTCAACATCCGCGGCATGGCCGGCGCAGGCCGGGTCAACACCATGATCGACGGCGTCACCCAGACCTTCCGCAACAACGCCGGCCATGGTTCGGGCGGCCCGTTCGCCTACGTGGACCCGTTCCTGTTGGCAGGCGTCGACGTACAGCGCGGCGCGGTCAGTGGTGGCGAGGGTGCCGGCACGCTGGCCGGCAGTACCAACTTCCGCACCCTGGACATCGAAGACCTGGTCTCCGATGGCCGCGATTGGGGCCTGCGTGCAGGCTATCGGCATGGCAACAATGGCTATGGCAGCGGACGTACCTTCGCCGGTGCCTGGCGCCACAGCGAAGACGGTGGCGATCGCCAGTTCGGCCTGTTGGCCGCCGCCAGCAGCAGCCGCAGCAGCGAATACGCCACGTCCCATGGCCAGAAGAACGATGCCGACCCCGGCAGCCAGCAGCCCAGCAGCTGGCTGCTGAAGGCGCGCCTGCAGCCCAGCGACCAGCACCGCCTGGACCTGAGCCACATGCGCTATGAAAACGACTTCTACCACAACTATCCCTGGCAGATTTCCGCCCGCAACCAGCGCGCCAGCTACCACTACACGCCCTACTCGCCGTGGATCGACCTGCGCGCCAGTTTCGGCGCCAACAAGACCCGGCTGTTCTACCCGCCGGTGGAAGATTCCAGCTACATCGGCCGGCGTACCCACAGCAGCCTGAGCAGCTGGAACGTGGACAACACCAGCCGTTTCGACCTCGGCGCCGTACAGGCACGCTGGAACACCGGCATCAAGCACCAGTCGGACATCTTCGTTGCCGATACCCCCACCCTGCGTGGCGCCAACCCACAAGGGCGCAGCCAACTCGACAGCGTGTTCACCACGCTGGAGCTGCAGTACGACACCTACGCACTGTCGGCGGGCCTGCGCCAGGACCGCTACAACATCCGCGGCCACGTCCCCACCTGCTCGGATGTGCCTGGGCAATGCCTGGAGATCGGAGGTGGTGGCATCGACGTCGATCGCACCCAGCATGTGCTCAGCCCCAGCCTCTCACTGTCGGTGCAGGCCACTGACTGGCTGCAGCTCTTTGCCGAAGTCTCGCGCACCTCGCGGCCGCCGCGCGTGCAGGAAATGTTCTTCGAGAAGATCCCGCTGGAAGGCATGAGCGATGCCGACGGCGTCGGCGCCAACCCCTTCCTGCGCCGCGAGCGTTCGCGCAACCTGCAGTTCGGCGCCAACCTCAGCGCCAGCTCGCTGCTGGTCGACGGCGACCTGGTGCAGCTGCGCCTGACCCGCTTCGACAACCGCATCCGCGATTACATCAAGCCACAGTACCTGCTGATCGTGCATCCGCCGGAAGTCGAACCGCTCGTGGTACCGATCGACAGCGACCCGCAGCTCAACGCGTGGACCGACAGCCTGGAGGTGGACGACTTCAGCACCACCACGCGCTGGATGAACCATCCCGGCGTGGTGCGCATGCGCGGCCTGGAACTGGAAGCGCACTACGCCAGCGAGCACTACCACGCCACCCTCAGCTGGACCCGCTCGCGCACCAGCGCGCCGGCCATCGAATTCGTCAACCTGGAAGACATCACCGCCCTGCCCGACCGCTACTGGACGCTGGATGTCGGCGGCCGCTGGTGGCAGCAGCGCCTGCAGGCCGGTGTGCGCGCCGAGTACTCCGGCCCCACCGAAGAGGGTTACGACTTCTTCCAGACCCGCAAGACCGGCGGCACCGGCGTGCTGCTGGATTTCTACGCCAGCTTCAAGCCACAGGCCAACACCACGCTGTGGCTGAACATCGAAAACCTGCAGAACAAGGCCTATGACAACAACGCCTCCATCGACAGCATCTTCAGCCCGATCCTGGACCGCGGCAACGGCCGTGGCCGTACCGTCTCGGTGGGCGTCAATGTGGCGTTCTAG
- a CDS encoding energy transducer TonB family protein, translating into MSERRQHWQAVTISIGLHLLPLLLFVHWVSTPPLQPPPEQDVRISLRLLAPATPPQPVEELQSERFSQAQQSRAAEARKTRPPPRATAAPEGHLAASEKNGDGQQPLPVAPPAAATDARSAPASITAAPPAPDAPPADFQAGAASDQWEARLMARLERYRYYPAAARSRRQQGTVWVRASIDRDGHLRALRLEQSSGQPMLDESALQTFRRAQPLPRIPEELPAPQELVVPVEYYLR; encoded by the coding sequence ATGAGTGAGCGTCGGCAGCACTGGCAAGCGGTGACGATCAGCATCGGGCTGCACCTGCTGCCGTTGCTGCTGTTCGTCCACTGGGTGTCCACCCCGCCGCTGCAGCCGCCGCCGGAACAGGACGTGCGCATCAGCCTGCGCCTGCTGGCGCCAGCCACGCCGCCGCAGCCGGTGGAAGAACTGCAGTCCGAACGCTTCAGCCAGGCCCAGCAATCGCGGGCAGCCGAGGCGCGGAAAACACGCCCACCACCGCGGGCCACGGCGGCACCCGAGGGCCACCTCGCCGCCAGCGAGAAGAATGGCGACGGCCAGCAGCCCTTGCCCGTGGCCCCACCTGCGGCCGCGACCGATGCCCGTTCCGCACCGGCATCGATCACGGCCGCACCGCCCGCTCCGGACGCACCACCGGCGGACTTCCAGGCCGGCGCCGCCAGCGACCAGTGGGAAGCCCGCCTGATGGCGCGGCTGGAGCGTTACCGCTATTACCCCGCCGCAGCGAGGTCGCGGCGCCAGCAGGGCACCGTATGGGTCAGGGCCAGCATCGACCGCGACGGCCACCTGCGGGCATTGCGCCTGGAACAGTCCAGTGGACAGCCGATGCTGGATGAAAGCGCGCTGCAGACATTCCGCCGCGCGCAGCCTCTGCCCCGGATTCCAGAAGAACTGCCAGCTCCGCAGGAACTGGTGGTGCCGGTGGAGTACTACCTGCGCTAA